A section of the Triticum dicoccoides isolate Atlit2015 ecotype Zavitan chromosome 7A, WEW_v2.0, whole genome shotgun sequence genome encodes:
- the LOC119331938 gene encoding early nodulin-93-like has protein sequence MSTVTRAYLDQRLAAANRCSKEAAMAGAKAAAVASVAAAVPTLASVRMLPWARAHLNPTGQALIISTVAGMAYFIVADKTILSMARKHSFEDAPDHLKNTSFN, from the exons ATGTCGACGGTGACCCGCGCCTACCTCGATCAGAGGCTCGCCGCCGCCAACCGCTGCTCCAAAG AGGCTGCCATGGCCGGAGCCAAGGCCGCGGCCGTCGCCTCCGTCGCGGCCGCAGTGCCCACC CTGGCGAGCGTGAGGATGCTGCCGTGGGCGAGGGCGCACCTGAACCCAACCGGGCAGGCCCTCATCATCTCCACCGTCGCCGGGATGGCCTACTTCATCGTGGCCGATAAGACCATCCTCTCCATGGCAAGGAAGCACTCCTTCGAGGACGCGCCGGACCACCTCAAGAACACCTCCTTCAACTAA